The genomic region TTGACTTCAAGAGCACCTTGCATTGTCGTGGAGTTTCCTTTACAAAAGCGAGCACCTAGTATTTTTTCGTAGGCAGCGGCTGCGGCCCTGTGAAAAGGCTTTGCAGGCACCAAGTGCTAAAGCAGTGTTGCATCAGCCATCAACAGCAGCAAGCACCTCTCCGCCTACCTAGGAAGCACAATGCATTCATGAGAGCTGGTGAGCGGCCTCAGCTACAGTCCAGGGTGTCAACAGGCCTACTAACTGCTGTGACTGACTGGCAGTGTGAGGACAAGTTCCCTTACTTTGCTCACTCTGCAGTGCCATCATGCTGCTGGACGTTACAGACGCTGCACTGAGAGGAGGTATCAGGAACACATCGGAGGCTTCTGACCAGGAGGAGGGATCTAATGGGTAGTGCTGCGGGGACACACATTGGGCTGGTCAACCCTGGCTGGGTCGAGGGTGTCTAAAGTTGAAAGATGTGAAACACCCAATGATCCCAGATTATATCAGTGATGTGTCCCAGTCCTCTGTAAGGTCTAAGAATCATTGCAACCTTTAGCAGAGGTGTTCAATTCGTGGCAGTCTTCTCTTCATGGCAGTCTTTGCAGAAAAGTTACATTCCAACTGTGCACCCACACTCTTGAGCAGCATGAACTTCCATGCCAACACTACATCAACAGAGAAAGGCGCCTCCTGATAACTAAGACATGACATCAGTGTGTGATTGGAAACTATGAAATATTCTGCATTGTTTACAGAACCAGTACTGCACTATAGTACAATGTTATatctagggttgggtatcgtttaaaattttacaataccGATACCAACAGAGCTTGAACTTCATTcaataccttgcataaaatgccacctgttgaagccgtagtagttgattggtagcctattattttttatcgttgttatggacaagcaaggttatccattttttttttttgtttcaaataactgttaaataaaagtattgggaaattgtatcagatcctcCTCAACATGATTAGTTCATCCTCACGGCTAGTATTATACGGGGAAAACgaatttaaggtaattttttggtatgtgtgttgaaagtaaacaaaggaaaattattttgttaactttcgatcaataaactgaattgaaagatctctgcGAGCGCTTTTTCCTGTAGTGGTGAGTCGTATAAAacgagtctgtttaaacaagttactaaactacactaaagactctCAAACAGAAGAGACgctgcacgtccagccgatcaaaccagctacacctgaagcagccgcagGATCCGTGAGcaaaatcagctgatcgaacggtgacaagtgatgtgaacagcaaagaaaaatgtacagagaagtgttcaGTGATACCAGAAGAcgaaaccaacggaaagccgAGCTTGTGCTGATAAACTTGCAGCAGTGACGAACCTGACACGCCgccgaaggtgagcggctgttaaaatcacgcaCGGACTGAGCGCGTGCAGGCCTTTTTATTCAGTCTATGGTGCAGgcacaaaaggaaaaataaaaagcgagctcttctctttctttcagtgtgttgCTTGCCTGTTTGGCCTCAAGCAAAAGCATAGAAATAGTAATGTTTTGCCGCGATCTGGTTACAAGAAGTATCGATTGAAGTACTGCTTTGACTGTTTCGGTCGATACCATAAAggcgatacccatccctagttATATCACTGCGTTTCCTTTCTGTTCTGCAAAGTGACTCAGACTCTAAATTAAACTTGATTGAGTCAAGACTCCAATCAGAACTGAGTGAAAATTGCCTCACTCTTAAAGAATGGGAGACTAACCTTTAAAAATGTCAccataatgcattttatttcactGCAGTGGTTTAAACTGCATCCATGTAACTGGAACATTAAGATCTGTGAGTGTCTGCAGACGATCATCTGCTCATGCTAAACGtctttttatattgcatttacCTCATCGGTTTACATAATCTCATTCATTTATCTTAATatattttgctgcttttctttacaatgttTCAACTCTATGAACTGTATTAACTTTGTTCCAGACACTGACCACACTATCCACAATCTTAACAATCTTACTGCACTGTAATTTAGTGATCTACTATTCAGCCAATCAAAGACTGGAGTGTGTTATCTGCTGTCAGCATCATCAGATTTTTGGTGCATAGAAATACAATGTTCCTTTCATTTCTCACAAACACAagtttataaattaaattagactctctctctctctctcacacacaggcatacacaGTCTTTGCAGGGTGGAGTTGGATCAGGGCAGAGCTCCTCAGCCCTGGAAGGCATGGAGCTCTTCCTCACTGAAGCCCTGCTGCTTCAACAACCTAAAAGacaatgaaacagaaaacgaGGTCAAGACAAAGCAGATACATCCtagtctcctggtagcgcctccgtgctctggacactacgctgacagacacagcaaaccttcttgccacagctcgcattgatgtgccatcctggatgagctgcactacctgagccacttgtgtgggttgtagactccgtctcatgctaccactagagtgaaagcaccaccagcattcaaaagtgaccaaaacatcagccaggaagcaaagagagaagtggtctgtggtcaccacctgcagaaccactcctttattgggggtgtcttgctaattgcctataatttccacctgttgtctcttccatttgcacaacagcatgtgaaattgattgtcaatcagtgttgcttcctaagtggacagtttgatttcacaggagtgtgactgacttggagttacattgtgttgtttaagtgttccctttattttttttgagcagtgtattttttCTGAGCGTCAGAATTTGATCTATTTGGTTCAGTCCTGTGCAATAAGGGCTTATTGTCGACATTTCACATGTCCTTTCACCGGCTCACaccaaataaaactgtaatctgTATATACTGTTTTCATCTGACAGACTTCTCTGTCCTGACCCTGTCTGACCGACCGTTAAGACTAATGTCAACGTGTTCCCAGACCGCAGCTATTACTTGCAAACAATGTTAAAATCAATTAAAGAGTGTtgccaaaactatgaaaataagattttaataGTAGTGAAATGGAAATCCTTTAAGCTGCAgtattgtgttgtattttcaGAGGGAATGGTTCTGTAATAAACGTTATGTTACATACCCTGTTGTTAGCTCTGTAAAGGCAGtggggccacaaacacacacatagcatTTTGACCCATCTGGCCTGTTGAGGAAATCCTTCAGCATGGACTCATCCACCCGACCCTTCCTTTCGGTCCAGCTTTCACAGGGCTCAGACAGGACGTACTCCACCTGAAACctgacacacaacacacacatcctgAAGATAAACAAAGACACTGAGGTCCAGATGAAGCAGAGGAGTTTGTAAAACTGAAAATCTGCTGCATTTCACACTTCTGCCTTATTACAAATGTATCAAAGCTAAAATCACGACTCGTGTGTCCCTCTGTGCACATTAACCTTGAAAAAGACTACATAAAGTCACATCCTGTCAATTCTGATCTAGATGTGTGTAAAAATTCTGGTCCCAagtcatgattttttttaaactatggCAGCTTTGGTTAACACTTTGTTTTCCAGTTTCATTCCTTTAAGGTGAATGTCAGGTATTGTACTGTCTCTGTGCTACCTGGGGGCACTTGATGTACTGTGATGCACTATTGTGCTGATTCTGCAGATTTTCTTAGTATAGGTGCAGCCCTCTAAGCTGTGGGCCACACTGGTTCCTTTAGCTAGCTGAAGACAAAGCTGTTTTGGGATCCGACTGTCTGGTCTCAGCTAAATTTATACACAAAGTGAGACTGAGCGCAGACTAAAAAGTCTGGGATGAACCTACTATAGGGCTGTGCGCCctggagttacagtacataACTAACATTGGCATGTATTCATTTTGAACACGCAACTCCAACACCCAGCTGACCAATGGTGtaactagggctggacaataaatcaataatgataattatcacaatataattttccgcAACAATAATATgtcaatatattgtcaataaatgtgTGATTTGATTCATTTACATCACAAACAAATTGgcactttgtttttatattaagaggtttttttgttgaggaaaagggactgaaaaaaagagttacttatcatatttgttgagaaagattttatcttaattgttttgaatgttctacctcagctttgtgaagtgatccactgtttggcatcaagtgtttgtcacattcggACCaaaaagaatagtttaaacacacaattaaccatctggtttctttaattttcactcaagagcaaaaatcggcctttaaacttgaaagaaataataatttaacttttattgtgataacattttttggccgtatcgcccagccctaggtGTTACTTCATCACTTACTCACGTCAGTCAGGGACAGACTTTGCGTTTATG from Micropterus dolomieu isolate WLL.071019.BEF.003 ecotype Adirondacks linkage group LG03, ASM2129224v1, whole genome shotgun sequence harbors:
- the LOC123968788 gene encoding cytochrome b5 reductase 4-like isoform X2 is translated as MARLIQLALQDLDTIRKTKLLFFNRREEDILWRSELDELAANNERFQVEYVLSEPCESWTERKGRVDESMLKDFLNRPDGSKCYVCVCGPTAFTELTTGLLKQQGFSEEELHAFQG
- the LOC123968788 gene encoding cytochrome b5 reductase 4-like isoform X1, whose product is MARLIQLALQDLDTIRWGISEDLDRAKDATEKTKLLFFNRREEDILWRSELDELAANNERFQVEYVLSEPCESWTERKGRVDESMLKDFLNRPDGSKCYVCVCGPTAFTELTTGLLKQQGFSEEELHAFQG